Proteins from a genomic interval of Pseudodesulfovibrio nedwellii:
- a CDS encoding TIGR03960 family B12-binding radical SAM protein has product MKELLPILPRPSRYLGSEWGTTSKNPDTVTVRCALAFPDMYEVGMSYLGQKILSQAINAHPQFWAERVYTPCQETAAILREHNTLLTTLESDTPLKDMDTIGFSLTHELCYTNILYILDLAGIPFRTSDRDSSHPLIIAGGGATFNAEPMAPFFDAMVIGDGEETMPAVLSCIEQAKAEGLSRPKLLKNLTTIPGIYIPSFFEDQGPGKPIKPLVEGYETVEKAVVDDLNSTPFPTGQTIPFDAIHDRLTMEIARGCTRGCRFCQAGMIYRPVRERSLDELDRILTDGLAETGYEETSLLSLSTGDYSGLDSLFTRSFDKCASEQISISLPSLRVGSLSAPIMERISSIRRTGATLAPEAGSQRMRDVINKGIDEEGLLEHVRMLFDNGWQGVKLYFMVGLPTETDEDLDAIVDLCLKVRDSAGRHIKRLQVSAAVSPFVPKPQTPFQWESQISYDEIYRRVHYLRDQFRRHKRISIKYHEPEMTSLEGVFSRGDRRLAEVVERAYAKGALFSSWKDHLRLEPYKEAMEEAGLDWDKYTGSRDPDGPLPWDHISSGLTKKYLLKERERALAEKITEDCRYGACHNCGVCEFDGRKTTLTTQAKDKDIRPRLVFPQRDQEGEQPPYTIEKPDLTIKEAHFRLWYEKNGPAAYLSQLELQAVFERAFRRAGLPMAFSAGFHPMPRLSFGKALPVGVSSNAEWINVFLRQDFESTEVIKKLIPNMPEGLAPIKADRLSMGKKQPQSVEEVFEIQFTKDAKKRLTQWQDFINAEEFIVEKRTKKRGMKQVNVRPIIKEMTEMELGLILVMDWRELYMSPLALCMAIMKDASQLDFTLTKTAQRFEK; this is encoded by the coding sequence ATGAAAGAATTACTGCCCATCCTCCCCCGTCCGTCACGATATCTCGGCAGCGAATGGGGAACTACGTCAAAAAATCCTGACACCGTCACTGTACGGTGTGCCCTCGCCTTTCCCGACATGTACGAAGTCGGCATGTCTTACCTTGGGCAGAAAATTCTTTCACAAGCCATCAACGCCCATCCGCAATTCTGGGCAGAACGGGTTTACACCCCGTGCCAGGAAACCGCTGCGATCCTGCGCGAGCATAACACTTTACTCACCACTCTTGAGTCGGACACCCCCCTCAAGGATATGGACACCATCGGATTCAGCCTGACGCACGAGTTATGCTACACCAACATCCTCTATATTTTGGATTTGGCAGGCATCCCCTTCCGTACATCTGACAGAGACAGCTCACACCCACTCATCATTGCCGGTGGCGGCGCGACCTTCAACGCAGAACCCATGGCACCTTTTTTCGACGCCATGGTCATCGGCGATGGAGAAGAAACAATGCCTGCTGTCCTATCCTGCATTGAACAAGCGAAAGCCGAAGGCCTATCACGCCCCAAACTCCTGAAAAATCTAACGACCATACCCGGCATCTACATCCCATCATTTTTCGAAGATCAAGGACCAGGAAAACCGATCAAGCCGTTGGTTGAAGGCTATGAAACCGTTGAAAAAGCCGTGGTTGACGATCTCAACTCCACTCCGTTCCCCACTGGTCAAACCATACCCTTCGATGCCATCCATGATCGACTGACCATGGAAATTGCCCGAGGCTGTACTCGTGGTTGTCGCTTCTGTCAGGCCGGTATGATCTACCGTCCTGTACGTGAACGCTCGCTGGATGAACTCGACCGCATCCTGACCGATGGACTGGCCGAAACCGGCTATGAAGAGACGTCCCTCCTCTCCCTGTCTACCGGTGACTATTCCGGCCTGGACTCATTGTTTACACGCAGCTTCGACAAATGTGCATCCGAACAAATTTCCATTTCCCTGCCGTCACTACGTGTCGGCTCACTGTCCGCCCCCATCATGGAGCGTATTTCCTCCATCCGGCGAACCGGCGCAACACTGGCCCCGGAGGCTGGCAGTCAGCGCATGCGCGATGTCATCAACAAGGGAATTGATGAAGAAGGTCTCCTTGAACACGTACGCATGCTGTTCGACAACGGCTGGCAGGGTGTAAAACTGTATTTCATGGTCGGCCTGCCCACCGAAACCGACGAGGACTTGGATGCTATCGTGGACTTGTGCCTCAAGGTGCGTGATTCTGCCGGACGCCACATCAAACGGCTGCAAGTCTCAGCAGCTGTTTCGCCTTTCGTGCCGAAGCCTCAAACGCCTTTCCAATGGGAATCACAGATTTCATATGATGAAATATACCGGCGTGTTCACTACCTGCGCGACCAATTCAGACGGCATAAACGAATCAGCATCAAATACCACGAACCTGAGATGACCTCACTGGAAGGCGTGTTCTCCCGTGGCGACCGTCGACTGGCCGAAGTAGTGGAGCGAGCGTATGCCAAGGGTGCACTTTTCTCCAGTTGGAAGGACCATCTTCGCTTGGAACCCTACAAAGAGGCCATGGAAGAAGCCGGACTGGACTGGGATAAATACACAGGTTCCCGCGACCCTGATGGCCCACTGCCATGGGACCATATTTCCAGCGGCCTGACCAAGAAATATCTGCTCAAGGAACGTGAACGCGCTCTGGCTGAGAAAATCACCGAAGATTGCCGATACGGCGCCTGTCACAACTGTGGAGTCTGCGAATTCGATGGTCGAAAGACTACGCTGACAACACAGGCCAAAGACAAAGACATTCGTCCGAGACTTGTTTTTCCCCAACGCGATCAGGAAGGCGAGCAGCCGCCCTACACCATAGAAAAACCCGACTTGACCATTAAAGAAGCCCACTTTCGACTCTGGTACGAGAAAAACGGTCCGGCCGCGTACCTCAGCCAATTGGAACTGCAGGCTGTGTTTGAACGAGCTTTCCGTCGTGCAGGATTACCCATGGCGTTTTCTGCCGGATTCCATCCCATGCCCAGGTTATCATTCGGCAAAGCACTTCCCGTAGGCGTCTCCAGTAATGCCGAATGGATCAATGTATTTCTCCGACAGGACTTTGAATCGACTGAAGTCATCAAAAAGCTGATACCCAATATGCCCGAAGGACTTGCCCCCATCAAAGCCGATCGATTATCCATGGGAAAAAAACAACCGCAATCAGTAGAAGAAGTCTTTGAAATCCAGTTTACCAAGGACGCAAAAAAACGTCTGACACAATGGCAGGACTTCATCAATGCCGAAGAATTTATCGTTGAGAAACGAACAAAAAAACGCGGCATGAAGCAGGTTAACGTACGGCCCATCATCAAGGAAATGACCGAAATGGAATTAGGTCTGATCTTAGTTATGGACTGGCGTGAACTGTATATGAGTCCTTTGGCCTTGTGCATGGCTATCATGAAAGACGCGAGTCAACTCGATTTCACTCTGACCAAGACCGCCCAACGATTCGAAAAATAA
- a CDS encoding ABC transporter substrate-binding protein, with the protein MKLSTFKSAGKFSLLLLTIVVSAMLLVGCAGEEKKDDAAEKAESATPAKVTLKLAMDADPVSLDPQVQLSGGMLQFSHMVFDSLVRYDQDMNFVPRLATKWERIDDLTMRFHLREGVKFHSGNEFTAEDVVFSLERLKKSEDFKGLFEPFTGAKVVDAHTVDLITKQPYGLVLNMATYIFPMDKKFYTGTDDKGKPKDLILKTDYSYANVNESGTGPYVVGQREQGVKVIFTRFADYWDHTGNIEEIILTPIKNDATRVAALLSGDVDFIMPVPPQDLERINSTDGLQLVTMSGSRIITFQLNSERNPALADPKVRLAMAYAYDNNGVVDKIMKGFATAAGQMSPRGYAGHVEELAPRYDLEKAKALMAESGFPNGFEATMIAPNNRYVNDEKISEAFVSMMSKIGGKISLKTMPKAQYWDQFDAQVADIQMIGWHSDTEDSGNFYEFLSMCRNAETGYGQYNSGNYCNAKVDELTIAAQTETDMTKRAAQCQEAEKIQYNEAGFIPLHWQNLSWASKSNMDTPKVVNVMNFPYFGDLIVK; encoded by the coding sequence ATGAAACTGTCGACGTTCAAATCCGCCGGCAAATTCTCCCTGCTCCTTCTCACCATCGTCGTATCCGCCATGTTGCTGGTCGGTTGCGCCGGAGAAGAGAAGAAAGATGATGCAGCCGAGAAAGCCGAATCTGCAACCCCCGCTAAAGTCACTCTGAAACTCGCCATGGACGCCGATCCGGTTTCCCTGGACCCTCAGGTCCAGCTGTCCGGTGGTATGCTTCAGTTCTCCCACATGGTCTTCGACTCTCTCGTTCGTTACGACCAAGACATGAATTTCGTCCCCCGCCTGGCCACCAAGTGGGAACGTATCGACGACCTGACCATGCGCTTCCATCTGCGTGAAGGCGTCAAGTTCCACTCCGGCAACGAATTCACCGCTGAAGACGTTGTTTTTTCTCTGGAACGCCTGAAGAAATCTGAAGACTTCAAGGGACTGTTTGAGCCTTTCACCGGTGCCAAGGTTGTGGACGCCCACACCGTGGACCTGATCACCAAGCAGCCTTACGGCCTGGTGCTCAACATGGCTACCTACATCTTCCCCATGGACAAAAAGTTCTACACCGGTACGGATGACAAAGGTAAGCCCAAGGATCTGATCCTCAAGACGGATTACTCCTACGCCAACGTCAATGAATCCGGCACAGGCCCTTACGTTGTTGGTCAGCGTGAACAGGGCGTGAAGGTCATCTTCACCCGTTTCGCCGATTACTGGGATCACACCGGTAACATCGAAGAAATCATCCTCACCCCGATCAAGAACGACGCTACCCGTGTTGCAGCCCTGCTGTCCGGCGATGTCGACTTCATCATGCCCGTGCCTCCGCAGGATCTCGAGCGCATCAACTCCACTGATGGCCTGCAGCTCGTGACCATGTCCGGCTCCCGCATCATCACTTTCCAGTTGAACAGCGAACGTAACCCTGCACTGGCTGACCCCAAAGTCCGCCTTGCCATGGCTTACGCCTATGACAACAACGGTGTTGTCGACAAGATCATGAAGGGCTTCGCTACTGCAGCTGGCCAGATGTCCCCCAGGGGTTATGCTGGTCACGTAGAAGAATTGGCTCCCCGCTACGACCTTGAGAAAGCCAAGGCTCTGATGGCCGAATCCGGTTTCCCCAATGGTTTCGAAGCAACCATGATCGCTCCTAACAACCGTTACGTAAACGACGAAAAGATCTCTGAGGCATTTGTTTCCATGATGTCCAAGATCGGTGGCAAGATCTCCCTGAAGACCATGCCCAAGGCCCAGTACTGGGATCAGTTCGATGCACAGGTCGCCGACATCCAAATGATCGGTTGGCATTCTGACACCGAAGACTCCGGCAACTTCTACGAGTTCCTGTCCATGTGCCGCAACGCCGAAACCGGCTACGGCCAGTACAACTCCGGTAACTACTGCAATGCCAAGGTCGACGAACTGACCATCGCTGCCCAGACTGAAACCGACATGACCAAGCGCGCCGCACAGTGCCAGGAAGCTGAAAAGATTCAGTATAATGAAGCTGGCTTCATCCCCCTGCATTGGCAGAACCTGTCCTGGGCTTCCAAGTCCAACATGGACACTCCGAAGGTCGTCAACGTCATGAACTTCCCGTACTTCGGTGATCTGATCGTCAAGTAA